A segment of the Rhodohalobacter barkolensis genome:
CGGCTTTTCCGCGCGGCCGGCACGACCCGCTACCTGGCTCAGCAGCTGATACATTCGCTCCCCGGCACGGAAGGATGGAAACGCCAGCTCCGTATCGGCATTGACCACACCTACGACCGTCACATTTGGAAAATCAAGGCCTTTAGCCACAATCTGAGTCCCGATCAGAATATCGGCGTTACCCGATAAAAACTGATCATAAATCTTCTGATGACCATCTTTGCCGGACGTGGTATCCATATCCATTCTCAGCAGCCGGGCATCAGGGAAGAGTTCCTGAACCTGCTCCTCCACCTGCTGTGTTCCGCTTCCTTTTGTTTTCAAATTGCTGGATCCGCACATCTCACAGCGACTGTCTGCACGACGGGAGTATCCGCTATAGTGATCGAGCAGAATATTCTTTCGTTTATGATAGGTCAGGCTCGTCGAACTCTCCGGACTTTCGGGAATATGTCCGCAATCTTCGCACTGCATAAAGGAAGCAAATCCCCTCCGGTTGTAGAGAAAAATAACCTGCTCTTTTCGATCAAGTGCTTTTTTTGTCTCATCATAAAGCTCCACTGTCAGCGGTCCGCGCATGGCCGACTTGTACTCCTTCATATCCAGAATACTCACTTCAGGCATAGTTCCGGTCGGACGGATGGGAAGGTGCAGCAACGTGTGTTTCTCCTCTTTCACCGCTTGAACCGAAACCATTCCCGGCGTGGCCGATCCCAGAATAGTCACCGCTCCCTCCATGTGAGCACGCATAATGGCCACATCCCGAGCGTGATATCGCGGTGCAGGATCAAACTGTTTGTAGGAGTTGTCGTGCTCTTCGTCCACCACAATGAGGCCCAGATTTTCGACCGGTGCAAAAACCGCCGAGCGCGGGCCAATCGCAATTCTTTTCTCGCCCGACTTTAAACTCTGCCACGCCTCGTATTTCTCCCGTTCGTTCAGCCGGCTGTGGAGTACCGCAATCTGATCCCCAAATATCTGATAGAAACGTTTGACGGTTTGAGGAGTGAGCGCAATTTCCGGCACCAGTACAAGCCCGCCCCTGCCCTGATCCAAGGCATGTTTCAGCGCATGAATATAAACTTCTGTTTTTCCCGAGCCGGTGACACCGAAGAGCAGAAAACTTTTAAAAGTCTCTGCGTCGAGCGCATCACGAATCTGTTCAAACGCATCCTCCTGCTGATCCAACAAACTGTTCAGCTTCTCCGGCTCAAACACTCCCTTGTAGATCTCCTCACCCTTTACCGGCAGATCCACAGATTCAATCCACCCCTCCTTTTCGATGCGATTCAGTGAGTATGAAGTAAACAGATCGTCCATCTCCTGCAGCTCACTGTTTGGCATTGGCAAGTCGAGTGTGGTCAGCTTCTCAAACGCCTGAACCCATTTTGTCTCCCGCTCATTTTCCGTCAGCCCCTCCAGAACAGACCCGGGATCAACACCCTTTTTAATCTGCCAATGTTTAACCTTCTTGAAATCGACTTTTTGCCGGGGTTCTTCCCAGATGGTTATCCAGCCGTGCTGAAGCGCCTTTTTGAAAAACGTTTTCCCTTTTCCATCCCGCCACCGCTTTTCGGCCTCTTTCAAGGTGATGGACTTCTCCTCTATCTCCTTTAATATCGCGAGTTCTTCTTCAGTGATTTCAGCCTTGAATCCCTTTTTAACCCTGAGCCTTTTCTCGGATGAAAAGTTGAGCCCAACCGGAAGCGCAGCCTGAATAGCCTCACCCCAGCTGCAGTAGTAAAACCGGTGAATCCATTCCGTGAGGTTGAGCACGGTTTCATTCATGATCGGGTCCGAATCCAGAATCCGCTCAATCGGACGAGTCTCAAAATCAGGCTTATTATCGTGTACCCGAACCACCATCCCGATCGCAAATTCATTACGCAATGGCACCCAAACCCTCATTCCGGGTTTGATCGAATCATCCCGGGTTTCGTAGGTAAAAACCTGCCGTACGGCTGTGGGAAAAGCTATGTCTGCAAACTGTTTATTCATCCGATCCACAAACTATTGATTTCAGCCGTAAAGATTGAGAGATTTTTTACAAAGATCATGCACCTGACGGTGCATCTTGAGTGATAGTAAACTTTTGAGTGGGATAGTAAGATTCAGTATCTACTTTACAAAACAAATGAACAGTTGATTTTTAAACTGAATCTACTACTAACAAGAAATTCATGAATTTGAAAATCCTACTCACAATCCGCTCCGGATGGAGCGGCAGGTTTGTACAGAACGGATCATATTATCTACCTTCAGCGCGCCGGAGGTGCGCTACTCTTTTTATAGTGACATTATCACATTGCTTTATGTACTGCTCCATCCGGAGCAGGGTATGAAGTCAGCTTCTTTTTACTTACAAACATAATGCACCTGCCGGTGCATCTTGGTCGATTATAAATTTTTAGGTGGGATAGTAATATTCAGTATCTACTTTACAAAACGAACGCACAGTTAAGTTTTAAACTGACCCTCCTGCTAAGAAGGGTTTGTGAAATTTAAAATCGTATTCGAAAACCCGCTCCGGATGGAGCGGCAGGTTTGTACAGAACGGATCATATTATCTACCTTCAGCGCGCCGGAGGTGCGCTACCACAACTGTTGACAGCACTATTCACTCTGCTCACTTCTGAGCAGTCGAAAAAAGTGGCTCGCCGATTTACACAAAGAACATGAACATGGTTAGGAAATTCCCCTGACCGTTTTACACAACCTTGTGGGTATAGCATATCAAATCTTGTGTTTAAGAAAGTGCATGTGACAGCTTGGAGCGGTCTGATGTAGACAGG
Coding sequences within it:
- the priA gene encoding replication restart helicase PriA, which encodes MNKQFADIAFPTAVRQVFTYETRDDSIKPGMRVWVPLRNEFAIGMVVRVHDNKPDFETRPIERILDSDPIMNETVLNLTEWIHRFYYCSWGEAIQAALPVGLNFSSEKRLRVKKGFKAEITEEELAILKEIEEKSITLKEAEKRWRDGKGKTFFKKALQHGWITIWEEPRQKVDFKKVKHWQIKKGVDPGSVLEGLTENERETKWVQAFEKLTTLDLPMPNSELQEMDDLFTSYSLNRIEKEGWIESVDLPVKGEEIYKGVFEPEKLNSLLDQQEDAFEQIRDALDAETFKSFLLFGVTGSGKTEVYIHALKHALDQGRGGLVLVPEIALTPQTVKRFYQIFGDQIAVLHSRLNEREKYEAWQSLKSGEKRIAIGPRSAVFAPVENLGLIVVDEEHDNSYKQFDPAPRYHARDVAIMRAHMEGAVTILGSATPGMVSVQAVKEEKHTLLHLPIRPTGTMPEVSILDMKEYKSAMRGPLTVELYDETKKALDRKEQVIFLYNRRGFASFMQCEDCGHIPESPESSTSLTYHKRKNILLDHYSGYSRRADSRCEMCGSSNLKTKGSGTQQVEEQVQELFPDARLLRMDMDTTSGKDGHQKIYDQFLSGNADILIGTQIVAKGLDFPNVTVVGVVNADTELAFPSFRAGERMYQLLSQVAGRAGRAEKPGVVYVQTWKPDHPAIKCARTHDFKTFARYELHQREMLMFPPYSRMIVFQFKSQSWSKVQTVADKFCDAMRMVVGENPVMGPSPSVIEWMSGKYQWEANIKLDRKYNGHAIEKLLNTIFAKYDAIKPKGAGAVRINVDVDAVE